Proteins encoded within one genomic window of Bacteroides sedimenti:
- a CDS encoding porin family protein: MGKIKLRQILTILFLYLMTVGVNAQTRRVQYRPYIDQRKVHYGFLIGLHTQDLEFINNGYITENGESWFADVPSYNPGFTVGVLGELYLNKNLALRAIPTLHFGDKTVVFREQKSLKEERQQIKSTYLSLPLDLKFSAERFNNYRPYIMTGINPMIDLSVKKNQELLVKRADCYLEAGVGCDFYLPFFKLIPELKFCFGLNNLLQKNRTDLNDKSLLKYTYSVDKMSSRMIVFSLYFE, translated from the coding sequence ATGGGGAAAATAAAATTGAGACAGATATTAACCATACTATTCCTTTATTTAATGACTGTAGGAGTAAATGCCCAGACAAGAAGAGTACAGTACCGTCCTTATATTGATCAGAGAAAGGTACATTACGGCTTCTTAATCGGTCTGCATACTCAAGACTTGGAATTTATAAACAATGGATATATTACCGAAAATGGAGAAAGCTGGTTTGCGGATGTACCCTCCTACAACCCGGGATTCACGGTAGGAGTATTGGGAGAGCTTTATTTGAACAAGAACCTCGCGTTACGGGCCATTCCCACCCTGCACTTCGGAGATAAAACAGTTGTTTTTCGTGAACAGAAGAGCTTGAAAGAGGAACGGCAACAGATTAAATCGACTTATCTTTCGCTCCCGCTAGATTTGAAATTCAGCGCCGAGCGGTTTAACAATTACCGTCCCTACATCATGACCGGAATCAATCCTATGATAGATCTCAGCGTAAAAAAGAACCAGGAACTGCTAGTAAAAAGGGCAGATTGCTATTTGGAAGCAGGGGTGGGCTGTGATTTCTACTTACCTTTCTTCAAACTGATTCCGGAACTAAAATTCTGTTTCGGCCTCAATAACCTGCTGCAGAAAAATCGCACAGACCTAAATGATAAATCGTTGCTAAAGTATACTTATTCAGTAGATAAAATGAGTTCCAGAATGATTGTCTTTTCACTTTACTTTGAATAA
- a CDS encoding rubrerythrin family protein yields MKKILFFLALSIIALASCTGPKPVKTIENLKAGIKGETTASAKYAAFAQKAKEEGNDTTAKLFEAASKAEAIHVANHTKVLEELGEKMEAFKPEFEVKTTAENLQEAIKGETYETTTMYPKFLEEAKAEKSEKAVKSFSWAFDTEKKHQEFYAAALEALKVHTQSKLPFVYAVCPVCGNTYDNAKVDLKCAFCQTSKDKFIII; encoded by the coding sequence ATGAAGAAAATTTTATTTTTTCTAGCATTGAGTATTATTGCCCTTGCAAGTTGTACCGGACCAAAGCCGGTTAAAACAATTGAGAACCTTAAAGCAGGAATTAAAGGTGAAACTACCGCTAGTGCTAAATACGCAGCTTTTGCACAAAAAGCAAAAGAAGAAGGGAACGATACGACTGCCAAACTATTCGAGGCAGCATCAAAGGCTGAAGCTATTCATGTTGCAAATCACACAAAAGTATTAGAAGAACTGGGAGAGAAAATGGAAGCATTTAAACCCGAGTTTGAAGTAAAAACTACAGCTGAAAATCTTCAGGAAGCAATCAAAGGAGAAACTTATGAAACAACAACTATGTATCCAAAGTTTCTTGAAGAAGCAAAAGCAGAAAAATCAGAAAAAGCTGTAAAATCGTTTTCCTGGGCATTCGATACAGAAAAAAAACATCAGGAATTTTATGCTGCTGCATTAGAAGCTTTAAAAGTTCATACTCAAAGTAAATTGCCTTTCGTATATGCAGTATGCCCTGTATGCGGCAACACCTATGATAATGCAAAGGTTGATCTAAAATGTGCATTCTGTCAGACAAGTAAAGACAAATTTATAATTATCTAG
- a CDS encoding pyridoxal phosphate-dependent aminotransferase, with protein sequence MNQLSDRLNSLSPSETLAMSQKSSELKAQGIDVINLSVGEPDFFTPDHIKEAAKQAIDDNFSFYSPVPGYLPLRKAIAEKLKNENGLDYSPEQIVCSNGAKQSVCNTLLCIVGPGDEVIIPAPYWVSYIEMVKLAEGKSVVVPAGIEQNFKITPAQLEAAITPKTKALILCSPSNPTGSVYSKEELQGLVEVLVKYPNIIVIADEIYEHINYVGKHESIAQFPEIKERVALINGVSKAYAMTGWRLGFVAAPIWLAKASNKLQGQYTSGPSSIAQKAAEAAFAGDQTPVEDMRKAFERRRNLVLDLVKDIPGLECNIPDGAFYVFPKCDSYFGKSFGDRKINDSADLAMYLLEEGHVACVGGVAFGAPECIRMSYATSDENLIESMKRIKNALANLK encoded by the coding sequence ATGAATCAACTTTCAGACCGTTTGAACAGTCTCTCTCCTTCGGAGACATTAGCAATGTCGCAAAAGAGCAGTGAGTTAAAAGCTCAGGGCATTGATGTGATTAACCTTAGTGTCGGAGAACCCGATTTCTTTACTCCTGACCATATTAAGGAAGCTGCCAAACAAGCAATTGATGACAACTTTTCTTTTTATTCACCAGTACCAGGTTACCTGCCACTTCGTAAAGCAATTGCAGAAAAACTAAAAAATGAAAACGGTCTGGATTACTCTCCTGAACAAATAGTTTGTTCAAACGGAGCAAAACAATCAGTTTGCAACACTTTGTTGTGTATCGTTGGCCCGGGTGATGAAGTAATTATACCGGCTCCATACTGGGTAAGCTACATTGAAATGGTTAAACTGGCCGAAGGTAAGAGCGTAGTTGTTCCTGCAGGAATTGAGCAGAACTTTAAAATAACTCCTGCTCAGTTGGAAGCAGCCATCACTCCAAAAACAAAGGCATTGATTCTTTGCTCACCATCTAACCCTACCGGTAGTGTATACAGCAAAGAAGAACTGCAAGGCTTGGTTGAAGTTTTGGTTAAATATCCAAATATCATCGTAATTGCTGACGAGATTTATGAGCACATCAACTATGTAGGTAAACACGAAAGTATCGCTCAATTCCCAGAAATCAAAGAACGGGTAGCTCTAATCAACGGTGTTTCTAAAGCTTATGCAATGACAGGATGGAGACTTGGTTTTGTTGCCGCTCCTATCTGGCTGGCTAAAGCAAGCAACAAGCTTCAGGGACAGTATACTTCCGGTCCTTCTTCAATTGCACAGAAAGCTGCTGAAGCTGCCTTTGCGGGCGACCAGACTCCAGTAGAAGATATGCGCAAAGCATTCGAGCGTCGTCGTAATCTTGTTCTTGATCTGGTCAAAGATATTCCAGGATTGGAATGCAATATTCCGGACGGAGCTTTCTACGTATTCCCAAAATGTGATTCTTACTTCGGTAAGTCATTTGGTGACCGTAAGATTAATGATTCTGCCGATCTAGCTATGTACCTGCTTGAAGAGGGACATGTGGCATGTGTAGGTGGTGTGGCATTTGGAGCACCTGAATGTATCCGTATGTCATACGCTACTTCAGATGAAAACCTGATTGAGTCCATGAAGAGAATCAAAAATGCATTGGCTAATCTGAAATAA
- a CDS encoding LptF/LptG family permease yields the protein MLRIKKLDIFIVKSFSLLFLGTFFICLFIFIMQFLWKYVDDLVGKGLEINVLGEFFFYATLTLVPTALPLAVLLASLMTFGNLGERYELLAVKAAGISLLRVMRPLVVITLILCCTSFYFQNVIAPKAQVKLWTLLISMKQKSPELEIPEGVFYDEIEGYNLYVKHKNKETGVLYNVMIYNFSKGYDNAQILVADSGKLEMTSDKQHLYLHLYSGEMFENIKPQTGSVNNIPYRRESFSEKHIIIEFNSNFNMVDESFMNKQYQSKNMVELQTSIDSMRHQVDSIGKTFYEEAKVTTYRLADRFTNEDTLALKKTLTKKVNLDSLYSNLTIQDKQRIIETAFNSAQNIENDWRFKSFNTAETDYRIRRHEMEWHNKIALSFSCLIFLFIGAPLGGIIRKGGLGMPVVISVLIFIIYYIINTTGAKMARDDKWIMWIGMWISTIILAPVGVFFTYKSNNDSVVLNSDTYINWLKKVIGIRDTRHMSKKEVIIEDPNYMEEIEKLEVLCSLCEPYVAKRKLTRAPNYFRIWNKVEKDEEVIAINTQLESIIESLANTRDLNILNLVNNYPIISVHAHRCPFNIPTINIAIGIVLPIGLIFYFRMWAFRIRLYKDLKLIHKTSRDLQNIIRKQLVNK from the coding sequence ATGCTACGCATAAAGAAATTAGATATATTTATCGTCAAGAGTTTTTCTCTTCTTTTTCTGGGAACGTTCTTCATCTGTCTGTTTATTTTCATAATGCAATTCTTATGGAAATATGTGGATGACCTTGTCGGTAAAGGACTTGAGATTAATGTTTTAGGCGAATTTTTCTTTTATGCAACATTAACACTGGTTCCAACTGCATTACCACTTGCCGTACTACTTGCTTCATTAATGACTTTTGGAAACCTTGGCGAACGGTATGAATTACTTGCTGTAAAAGCTGCAGGGATTTCTCTTTTGAGAGTAATGCGTCCGCTTGTAGTAATCACCCTCATTCTTTGCTGCACATCTTTCTATTTTCAGAATGTTATTGCACCAAAAGCGCAGGTAAAACTGTGGACGTTACTGATTTCTATGAAACAAAAGTCGCCTGAACTGGAAATCCCGGAAGGAGTTTTTTATGACGAAATAGAAGGATACAATCTCTATGTAAAACATAAAAACAAGGAAACAGGTGTTCTTTATAATGTTATGATTTACAACTTCTCCAAAGGATATGACAACGCTCAGATTCTTGTGGCTGATTCTGGTAAGCTGGAGATGACATCGGACAAGCAGCATCTTTACCTGCATCTTTATTCTGGAGAAATGTTTGAGAACATTAAGCCACAGACTGGCTCAGTCAACAACATACCTTACAGGCGGGAAAGCTTCAGCGAAAAGCATATCATTATTGAATTTAACTCCAATTTCAACATGGTAGATGAAAGCTTTATGAACAAGCAGTATCAAAGCAAAAACATGGTAGAGCTTCAGACCTCAATTGATTCAATGAGACATCAGGTTGACAGCATTGGCAAGACATTCTATGAAGAGGCAAAAGTCACAACATATCGTCTGGCAGACAGATTTACCAATGAAGATACGCTTGCCTTAAAAAAGACACTGACAAAAAAAGTCAATCTCGATAGTCTTTACAGCAATCTGACCATACAAGACAAACAACGGATTATTGAAACCGCATTTAACAGTGCACAAAACATAGAGAATGACTGGAGGTTCAAGAGTTTCAATACAGCCGAGACCGATTACCGCATTAGAAGACATGAAATGGAATGGCACAATAAAATAGCCCTCTCGTTCTCTTGCCTTATATTCTTATTTATCGGGGCACCGTTGGGAGGAATCATCCGGAAAGGTGGTTTGGGCATGCCTGTAGTTATTTCTGTGCTGATTTTCATCATTTACTATATTATAAATACAACAGGAGCAAAAATGGCTCGGGATGATAAGTGGATTATGTGGATAGGTATGTGGATTAGTACTATTATCCTTGCGCCGGTTGGCGTATTCTTTACTTATAAATCCAATAACGACTCTGTAGTGCTAAACTCAGACACCTATATCAACTGGCTTAAGAAAGTGATTGGAATTCGAGACACACGTCATATGTCAAAGAAGGAAGTCATCATTGAAGATCCCAACTATATGGAAGAAATAGAGAAGCTGGAAGTGCTTTGCAGTTTGTGTGAACCATATGTGGCAAAGAGAAAACTGACACGTGCACCAAATTACTTTAGAATCTGGAATAAAGTGGAAAAAGACGAAGAGGTCATTGCAATTAACACTCAACTGGAATCAATTATTGAAAGTCTGGCAAACACCAGAGACCTGAATATCTTGAACTTAGTGAACAACTACCCTATTATTTCTGTTCATGCTCATAGATGTCCTTTCAATATTCCGACTATAAACATTGCAATCGGAATAGTATTGCCGATAGGGTTAATCTTCTATTTCAGGATGTGGGCTTTCAGGATACGCCTATATAAGGATCTGAAATTAATCCATAAAACAAGTAGAGATTTACAGAATATTATTAGAAAACAATTAGTTAATAAATAA
- a CDS encoding START-like domain-containing protein: protein MKKEKIHIEYLLNASSRTIIWNAISTPIGLESWFADRVNMKDKTFVFTWGKSEIREAELIASRMHSFVRFHWLDDEDEKSYFELKMNFNELTSDYVLEITDSVDPEEKDDLYELWNSQVETLRRTCGM, encoded by the coding sequence ATGAAAAAAGAAAAGATTCATATAGAATATCTTCTAAATGCATCCTCTCGAACTATCATATGGAATGCAATAAGCACTCCTATTGGTTTAGAAAGCTGGTTTGCCGACAGGGTAAACATGAAAGACAAAACGTTTGTATTTACCTGGGGCAAATCTGAGATCAGAGAAGCAGAACTAATCGCATCAAGAATGCACTCCTTCGTACGTTTCCACTGGCTGGACGACGAAGACGAGAAGAGCTACTTCGAATTAAAAATGAATTTCAATGAGCTTACCAGCGATTATGTGCTCGAAATAACCGATTCCGTTGATCCTGAAGAGAAAGACGATCTTTACGAACTGTGGAATTCTCAGGTTGAAACCCTCAGAAGAACTTGTGGCATGTAA
- a CDS encoding DUF2231 domain-containing protein gives MFDTSHFHPMLVHFPIALVMFGFIIELASLFIKKELCLPKLSLYLLIAGTLATVVTWLSGELFTSEMSGTAGLIKESHELFAFITMCLLIITSVIRLMLALGKKENGTLKWISFVLYGIAAIAVSITGFFGGTLVYNYMMPL, from the coding sequence ATGTTTGATACAAGTCATTTTCATCCTATGCTGGTTCATTTTCCAATAGCATTGGTTATGTTTGGATTCATTATTGAATTAGCTTCTTTGTTTATTAAAAAAGAATTGTGTTTACCAAAGCTCAGCCTGTATTTGCTCATAGCTGGTACGTTAGCTACTGTAGTCACATGGCTATCGGGAGAATTATTTACGTCTGAAATGTCAGGTACTGCAGGCTTAATTAAAGAGTCCCATGAGTTATTTGCCTTTATTACAATGTGTTTGCTAATTATAACTTCAGTAATACGATTAATGCTTGCTTTAGGTAAAAAAGAAAATGGCACACTTAAATGGATTTCTTTTGTGTTGTATGGCATTGCTGCCATTGCTGTTAGTATTACTGGTTTTTTTGGTGGTACATTAGTCTATAATTATATGATGCCTCTTTAA
- a CDS encoding bifunctional 3,4-dihydroxy-2-butanone-4-phosphate synthase/GTP cyclohydrolase II, whose amino-acid sequence MEEIKLNTIDEAIIDFREGKFVIVVDDEDRENEGDFIIAAEKITPEKVNFMLKYGRGVLCAPITEERCEELELDMQVSSNTSIYETPFTVTIDLLEGCTTGVSMHDRAATIKALADPNAKASDFGRPGHINPLRARSRGVLRRSGHTEATIDLARLAGLYPAGALIEIINEDGTMARLPELMEVAKRFELKIICIKDLIAYRLKMESMVEKGEEVDMPTQYGHFRLIPFRQKSNGLEHIALIKGEWNQDEPILVRMHSSCMTGDIFASCRCECGEQLHKAMAEIEKAGKGVVVYMNQEGRGIGLMNKIKAYKLQEEGFDTVDANLHLGFNADERDYGVGAEILREIGVRKMRLLTNNPVKRIGLEAYGLEIVENVGIEITPNIYNERYLKTKKDRMGHTLHFTK is encoded by the coding sequence ATGGAAGAGATTAAATTAAATACGATCGATGAAGCTATTATCGATTTCCGCGAAGGGAAATTTGTAATTGTGGTTGATGATGAGGATCGTGAAAACGAAGGCGACTTCATTATTGCGGCAGAAAAGATAACGCCTGAAAAAGTCAATTTCATGTTGAAATATGGACGAGGAGTGTTGTGTGCACCAATTACTGAAGAACGATGTGAAGAACTGGAACTGGATATGCAAGTATCCTCTAACACATCTATATACGAAACTCCTTTTACGGTGACAATCGATTTACTGGAAGGCTGCACAACAGGTGTGTCCATGCACGACAGAGCTGCAACAATAAAGGCTCTGGCCGATCCTAATGCAAAAGCCAGCGACTTTGGACGTCCTGGACATATTAACCCGCTAAGAGCACGTTCACGTGGAGTACTTCGTCGTTCAGGGCATACTGAGGCGACTATTGACCTAGCACGACTTGCAGGCCTGTACCCGGCTGGAGCACTAATTGAGATTATTAATGAAGATGGAACCATGGCTCGCCTTCCGGAACTGATGGAGGTTGCCAAAAGATTCGAACTCAAGATTATCTGTATAAAGGATTTGATTGCTTATCGCCTCAAGATGGAATCAATGGTTGAAAAAGGAGAAGAGGTTGATATGCCAACTCAGTATGGTCACTTCCGACTTATCCCTTTCCGCCAGAAATCAAACGGATTAGAACATATTGCATTGATTAAAGGTGAATGGAATCAAGATGAACCTATTCTTGTAAGAATGCACTCATCCTGCATGACAGGAGACATCTTTGCCTCTTGTCGTTGCGAATGCGGAGAACAACTACATAAAGCTATGGCAGAAATAGAAAAAGCAGGCAAAGGAGTTGTTGTGTATATGAATCAGGAAGGACGAGGTATTGGTCTTATGAATAAAATTAAGGCTTACAAGCTACAGGAAGAAGGGTTCGACACAGTTGACGCCAACTTACACCTCGGATTTAATGCTGATGAACGGGATTATGGTGTTGGAGCCGAAATTCTTCGAGAAATAGGCGTACGTAAGATGAGGCTACTGACCAACAATCCGGTTAAACGAATCGGGCTTGAAGCTTACGGATTGGAAATTGTAGAAAACGTAGGTATAGAAATCACTCCCAATATATATAATGAGCGTTACCTGAAAACAAAAAAAGATAGAATGGGGCACACTCTCCACTTTACAAAGTGA
- a CDS encoding DUF362 domain-containing protein, which yields MAYVISDDCIACGTCIDECPVEAISEGDIYSINPEICTDCGTCADVCPSEAIHPGN from the coding sequence ATGGCTTACGTAATTAGTGATGATTGTATTGCTTGCGGAACTTGTATTGACGAGTGTCCAGTAGAAGCTATCTCTGAAGGTGATATCTATTCTATCAATCCTGAAATCTGTACAGATTGTGGTACATGCGCAGATGTTTGTCCTTCTGAAGCAATACACCCGGGAAACTAA
- a CDS encoding glycoside hydrolase family 3 N-terminal domain-containing protein, whose amino-acid sequence MIKKSIVLILVLLYTTTTKAQVEPLLVYKIAQQKDCQEWVEHTLSRMSEKERIGQLFIHTVTSETSKANKKKIRKVIRESKVGGLLFSKGDMYDQAIMTNYAQSQTKIPLMITFDGEWGLSMRLANTPVFPKNMVLGCIQNDRLIYEYGQEMARQCREMGVSVNFAPVADVNRNPNNPVINVRSFGEEPHDVADKVVAYSQGLESGGVLSVAKHFPGHGDTDVDSHLSLPVLPFTRERLDSVELYPFKQYIKAGLGGVMVGHLQVPIIEPNRLFPSSLSRNIVYGLLADELRFQGLIFTDALAMKAVSSTGKVCLHALMAGNDMVLAPTDVETEVQIVIEAIKKGEISQEEIDRKCRKVLLYKYVLGLEKFHKVRLSGLEHRINTANSEALIHKLRMAAITVLGNREQELPFRASGDEIALVNVGESGADSVFVETMKKYAPVKCYQLNYMMNDSLVQAVKHEISLHKRVVVSITALDLKPYLHFFSSLSITQPAVYVFFTPFIVMEQLQIPLSVASAVVLGHSADRDVQAQVGNIIFAKATAEGRLSVSVGTLYSPGDGVSIAPDTPYRVTPEDFGMSSVVLSRIDSIVHEGISARAFPGCQVLVMKDGNTVYEKNFGYYTYDGGLKVRSTTMYDLASLSKTTGTLLAIMKLYDKGKLNLDDKASKYLNFLKGTDKKDITIRELLFHESGLPASLPFYKLAVDENSINGSFFSSKKDASHMIKIGENAYACTSFKYKDGWVSKIPSDEFTMHVADSFYVSKKIHDAGMNLIAQTPLKAKKYLYSCVNFIVLKEIAETISGEPMDVFLNREYYAPMKLYRTCYLPMRSHKKAEVAPTVMNDYLRGDTLQGYVHDESAAFLGGVSGNAGLFASARDVARVYQMLLNGGEIDGKRYLSKATCKLFTTTNSKSGRRGLGYDKPIPSNPDASSCCVSAPYAVYGHTGFTGTCCWVDPINGLVYVFLSNRTFPDVWNNKLSQMNIRTDIQEVIYQSMK is encoded by the coding sequence ATGATCAAGAAAAGCATTGTATTAATCCTTGTCCTTTTATACACGACAACAACAAAGGCACAAGTAGAACCGCTACTGGTTTATAAAATTGCACAACAAAAGGACTGCCAGGAGTGGGTGGAGCACACCCTTTCCCGGATGAGTGAAAAAGAACGGATTGGTCAGCTATTTATCCATACCGTAACATCGGAGACAAGCAAAGCCAACAAGAAAAAGATTCGTAAGGTAATTAGGGAAAGCAAGGTTGGAGGATTACTGTTCTCCAAAGGGGATATGTATGACCAAGCGATAATGACTAATTATGCACAGTCACAAACAAAGATTCCGTTGATGATTACTTTTGATGGTGAATGGGGACTATCCATGCGATTAGCGAACACCCCTGTGTTTCCAAAAAATATGGTACTGGGATGCATACAAAACGACCGACTAATTTATGAATACGGTCAGGAAATGGCACGCCAATGTAGGGAAATGGGAGTGTCAGTAAACTTTGCACCGGTAGCTGATGTGAACCGTAACCCCAATAATCCGGTGATTAATGTCCGCTCTTTTGGTGAGGAACCACACGATGTTGCAGACAAGGTCGTAGCTTATTCCCAAGGGCTTGAAAGTGGAGGAGTGCTATCTGTTGCGAAACACTTTCCCGGCCATGGGGATACCGATGTCGATTCCCATTTGTCCCTTCCGGTACTTCCTTTTACCCGTGAAAGATTGGACAGCGTAGAGCTTTATCCTTTCAAACAATATATTAAGGCAGGATTGGGCGGTGTTATGGTTGGGCATCTTCAAGTACCTATTATTGAACCGAACCGTTTGTTCCCATCATCACTCTCCAGAAACATAGTCTATGGACTTCTGGCTGACGAACTACGTTTCCAGGGATTGATTTTTACTGATGCACTGGCCATGAAAGCGGTCTCTTCGACTGGGAAAGTCTGTTTGCATGCCTTGATGGCTGGTAATGATATGGTGCTGGCTCCTACTGATGTGGAGACTGAGGTGCAAATTGTGATCGAAGCAATTAAGAAGGGGGAGATTAGTCAGGAAGAAATAGACCGTAAATGTCGAAAGGTTTTGCTGTATAAATATGTGTTAGGGTTAGAGAAATTCCATAAAGTTCGTCTCTCAGGACTGGAACATCGTATTAATACTGCAAATTCAGAAGCTCTGATCCATAAGTTACGAATGGCTGCAATTACTGTGCTGGGAAATAGAGAACAGGAACTTCCGTTCAGGGCATCAGGAGATGAGATTGCTTTGGTAAATGTGGGAGAATCTGGCGCTGACTCTGTTTTTGTGGAAACTATGAAAAAATATGCTCCGGTGAAATGTTATCAATTGAACTACATGATGAATGATTCACTGGTGCAGGCGGTGAAGCATGAGATATCTCTTCATAAGAGGGTGGTTGTAAGCATTACTGCATTAGACTTGAAGCCTTATCTTCATTTTTTCTCTTCTCTTTCGATTACACAGCCGGCTGTCTATGTTTTCTTTACTCCATTTATAGTAATGGAACAGCTGCAGATACCACTTTCAGTTGCTTCAGCAGTTGTACTTGGTCATTCGGCAGATAGGGATGTACAGGCTCAGGTTGGTAATATAATTTTTGCTAAGGCTACGGCTGAAGGACGTCTTTCGGTTAGCGTGGGAACACTTTACAGTCCTGGCGATGGAGTGAGCATTGCTCCCGATACCCCGTACCGTGTTACTCCTGAAGATTTTGGGATGAGTTCGGTTGTCCTGTCGCGTATTGACTCCATTGTACATGAAGGAATTTCGGCTCGTGCTTTCCCGGGTTGTCAAGTATTGGTCATGAAAGACGGGAATACGGTTTATGAAAAAAACTTCGGATATTATACTTATGATGGTGGTCTCAAGGTAAGATCAACTACCATGTACGACCTTGCTTCACTTTCAAAAACGACTGGAACATTGTTGGCCATCATGAAACTATATGATAAGGGTAAACTAAATCTGGACGATAAAGCCTCTAAATATCTCAATTTTTTGAAGGGGACTGATAAAAAAGATATCACTATCAGAGAACTGCTTTTCCATGAATCGGGGTTACCTGCATCACTGCCTTTCTACAAGCTTGCTGTGGATGAGAATAGTATAAATGGTTCTTTTTTCTCTTCCAAAAAAGATGCCAGTCACATGATTAAAATTGGAGAAAATGCATATGCATGCACTTCCTTTAAATACAAAGATGGATGGGTGTCAAAAATACCTTCTGATGAGTTCACGATGCATGTGGCTGATTCTTTCTATGTGAGTAAAAAGATTCACGATGCAGGAATGAACCTGATTGCCCAGACTCCGCTGAAAGCAAAGAAGTATCTTTATAGTTGTGTGAATTTCATTGTGCTGAAAGAAATTGCTGAAACTATAAGTGGAGAACCGATGGATGTGTTTCTGAATAGAGAGTATTATGCTCCGATGAAATTGTACCGCACGTGTTATCTGCCCATGCGTTCTCATAAGAAAGCGGAGGTAGCTCCAACTGTAATGAACGACTATCTGCGTGGAGATACATTGCAGGGATATGTTCATGATGAATCGGCTGCATTCCTTGGTGGCGTATCAGGCAATGCGGGACTCTTTGCCTCTGCAAGAGATGTGGCACGGGTTTACCAGATGCTGCTCAATGGAGGAGAGATTGATGGAAAACGTTATCTGAGCAAGGCTACCTGTAAACTGTTCACTACCACCAATTCAAAGAGCGGAAGACGCGGGTTGGGATACGATAAGCCCATACCTTCAAATCCAGATGCAAGCTCATGCTGCGTTTCCGCTCCATATGCGGTTTATGGTCATACAGGTTTTACGGGCACTTGTTGTTGGGTGGATCCTATTAACGGACTGGTCTATGTATTCCTGAGTAACCGTACATTCCCAGATGTATGGAATAACAAACTTTCTCAGATGAATATCCGCACAGATATTCAGGAGGTGATTTATCAGTCCATGAAATAA